Proteins encoded within one genomic window of Misgurnus anguillicaudatus chromosome 18, ASM2758022v2, whole genome shotgun sequence:
- the grem1a gene encoding gremlin-1a, whose translation MTKDALAVTVVVLWLLSTPARSRETGGFQGAIPHPNKYNPNDSEQSPQTPQTSFRGMGPPSVGDEVLDSSQEALYVTERRYLKLDWCKTQPLKQIIKEDGCQPRTIINRFCYGQCNSFYIPRHVYQEEDNAFESCSVCKPKTYTTVSYTLYCPGQIPSTRRKRVRRVKQCRCTAVDLD comes from the coding sequence ATGACTAAAGACGCGTTAGCTGTCACTGTCGTGGTATTGTGGCTGCTCAGCACTCCAGCTAGGAGCAGAGAAACCGGGGGATTTCAAGGCGCCATTCCTCACCCAAATAAATACAACCCAAACGACTCGGAACAGTCACCGCAGACACCGCAGACCAGTTTCAGGGGAATGGGACCGCCTTCAGTCGGGGACGAGGTGCTGGACTCTAGCCAGGAGGCTCTATACGTAACGGAGCGCCGGTATCTGAAACTCGACTGGTGCAAGACTCAGCCGCTGAAACAGATCATTAAAGAGGACGGCTGTCAGCCACGCACCATCATCAACCGCTTCTGTTATGGCCAATGTAACTCATTCTACATCCCGCGACACGTTTATCAAGAAGAAGACAACGCATTCGAGTCGTGCTCGGTGTGCAAGCCCAAAACTTACACGACCGTCTCTTACACCCTCTATTGTCCAGGACAGATCCCCAGTACCAGGAGAAAGCGCGTGCGGCGGGTGAAACAGTGCCGCTGCACCGCCGTGGACTTGGATTGA